The following proteins come from a genomic window of Hymenobacter canadensis:
- the pbpC gene encoding penicillin-binding protein 1C, whose translation MKRRPIYRILAGFGLLLLLLLGLDWAFPVPPAPQYSPLVLAADGSVLHAYLNPTQKWRMKTELREITPVLRAAIIEKEDRWFRWHFGVNLGALVQAAGRNVFGTGRTTGASTITMQVARLLEPKERTLPNKLLEMARAVQLEAHYSKDEILQLYLNLVPYGGNVEGVKSAALLYFQQTPDYLSLAQTVTLAIIPNRPRGLVLGKNNAAVLRERNRWLRRFGAAGLFPAQDVADALLEPLDVQRHAAPTLAPHLARRLVRQFPHAAIIRSSLQRSKQSKAEDLTLGYVRRLRELGITQAAVLVVNNRTRQVEAYVGSADFRDFASQGQNDGVVAVRSPGSTLKPFLYALAMDRGLVTPKQLLPDVPTNFQGYRPENFDKHCNGEVTLERALAYSLNIPAVRVLNQLGVPAFTDKLRQAGFRSITRNRTQLGLSSILGGCGASLEELTNLYVTLADAGQYAPLRYRAPHPPAPSPPGEGEPNGFVQRLRQAPPLPEGRGPGGGVPRQNGNQLISESAAFLTTDILSQLTRPDLPLGAASSMRLPKVAWKTGTSYGRRDAWSIGYNREYTIGVWLGNFSGQGSPALTGADVATPLLFDLFNALAYNSPNDWFAPPAALDFRLVCAESGLVPSETCPNQLIDYFLPNVSSGQRCQHQREVLVSEDGSFTYCRACAPAAGYRRELYPNLLPEVAAYKEAQGIPYRRLPAHNPQCQLVRGGRELAPTITSPTANTEYVLNAHEQQQLLLSCTTDNEVRQVHWYINDRFLRTAKATERVFFRPQPGPLKISCADDHGRNTDVLVTVTELE comes from the coding sequence GTGAAACGCCGCCCCATTTACCGTATCCTGGCGGGCTTCGGCCTGTTGCTGCTGCTTCTATTGGGGCTGGACTGGGCGTTTCCAGTGCCGCCGGCCCCGCAGTACTCGCCCCTGGTGCTGGCCGCCGACGGCTCGGTGCTGCACGCCTACCTCAACCCCACCCAGAAGTGGCGGATGAAGACCGAGCTGCGCGAGATTACGCCGGTGCTGCGGGCCGCCATCATCGAGAAGGAAGACCGGTGGTTTCGGTGGCACTTTGGGGTAAACCTGGGGGCGCTGGTGCAGGCCGCCGGGCGCAACGTGTTTGGAACGGGGCGCACCACCGGAGCCAGTACCATCACCATGCAGGTGGCCCGGCTGCTGGAACCCAAGGAGCGCACTCTGCCCAACAAGCTGCTGGAAATGGCCCGGGCCGTGCAGCTCGAAGCCCACTACAGTAAGGACGAAATCCTGCAGCTCTACCTGAACCTGGTGCCCTACGGCGGCAACGTGGAGGGCGTGAAGTCGGCGGCGCTGCTCTACTTCCAGCAAACGCCCGACTACCTCTCCCTGGCCCAGACCGTGACGCTGGCCATCATCCCGAACCGGCCGCGCGGGCTGGTACTGGGCAAGAACAACGCGGCCGTGCTGCGGGAGCGGAACCGGTGGCTGCGGCGCTTCGGAGCGGCGGGCCTGTTCCCGGCGCAGGACGTGGCCGACGCCCTGCTGGAACCCCTGGACGTGCAGCGCCACGCCGCGCCCACCCTGGCCCCACATCTGGCGCGGCGACTGGTACGGCAGTTTCCGCACGCGGCCATCATCCGCAGCAGCCTGCAGCGCAGCAAGCAAAGTAAGGCTGAAGATCTGACCCTGGGCTACGTGCGCCGCCTGCGCGAATTGGGCATCACGCAGGCGGCCGTGCTGGTGGTGAACAACCGCACCCGGCAGGTGGAAGCCTACGTGGGCTCGGCCGATTTCCGCGACTTCGCCAGCCAGGGCCAGAACGACGGCGTGGTGGCGGTCCGCTCGCCGGGCAGCACGCTCAAGCCGTTTCTGTACGCGCTGGCCATGGACCGGGGCCTCGTCACGCCCAAGCAGCTGCTCCCCGACGTGCCCACCAACTTTCAGGGCTACCGCCCCGAAAACTTCGACAAGCACTGCAACGGCGAGGTGACGCTGGAGCGCGCTTTGGCCTACTCGCTCAACATCCCAGCCGTGCGCGTGCTCAACCAGCTCGGCGTACCTGCCTTCACCGACAAGCTCCGCCAGGCCGGCTTCCGCAGCATCACCCGCAACCGCACCCAGCTGGGCCTGAGCAGCATCCTGGGCGGCTGTGGCGCCAGCCTGGAGGAGCTGACGAACCTGTACGTGACGCTGGCCGATGCCGGGCAGTACGCACCGTTGCGCTACCGGGCACCCCACCCCCCGGCCCCCTCCCCTCCGGGAGAGGGGGAGCCGAATGGTTTCGTTCAACGTCTTCGTCAGGCTCCCCCTCTCCCGGAGGGGAGGGGGCCGGGGGGTGGGGTGCCCCGGCAGAACGGCAACCAGCTAATTTCCGAATCCGCCGCCTTCCTCACCACCGACATCCTCAGCCAGCTCACCCGCCCCGATTTGCCGCTAGGCGCCGCCAGCAGCATGCGGCTACCCAAAGTGGCCTGGAAAACCGGCACCAGCTACGGCCGCCGCGACGCCTGGAGCATCGGCTACAACCGGGAATACACCATTGGAGTGTGGCTGGGCAATTTCAGCGGCCAGGGCAGCCCGGCCCTCACTGGAGCCGACGTGGCCACGCCTTTGCTCTTCGACCTGTTCAACGCCCTGGCCTACAACTCGCCCAACGACTGGTTTGCGCCCCCGGCCGCGCTGGATTTCCGGCTGGTGTGCGCCGAAAGCGGCCTCGTGCCGAGTGAGACTTGCCCCAACCAGCTCATCGACTACTTCCTGCCCAACGTGAGCAGTGGGCAGCGCTGCCAGCACCAGCGCGAGGTGCTGGTGTCAGAAGATGGGAGCTTTACGTATTGCCGGGCCTGCGCGCCGGCGGCCGGCTACCGGCGGGAGCTGTACCCGAATCTGCTGCCCGAGGTGGCCGCCTACAAGGAAGCCCAGGGCATTCCGTACCGCCGCCTGCCGGCCCACAATCCGCAGTGCCAGCTGGTACGCGGCGGCCGGGAGTTGGCTCCCACCATCACCTCGCCCACCGCCAACACCGAGTACGTGCTCAACGCCCACGAGCAGCAGCAGCTCCTGCTCAGCTGCACCACCGACAACGAGGTGCGCCAGGTGCACTGGTACATCAACGACCGGTTTCTGCGCACCGCTAAAGCCACCGAGCGGGTCTTTTTCCGGCCCCAACCCGGCCCGCTCAAAATCTCCTGCGCCGACGACCACGGCCGCAACACCGACGTGCTGGTGACGGTGACGGAGCTGGAGTAG
- a CDS encoding LysR substrate-binding domain-containing protein, translated as MLSHAHEVFLEVARQLSFTKAGQTLFLSQSAVSKRVRALEEHYKTGLFERLGNAVQLTAAGELLYRKLLLARQLQHELEQEFTELSPEFQPRQQMVIGASTTISLYVIPPVLSAYLGRYPHTQLTLKNRNSENILKALLEHEIDLGIIEGIHKVSHVTYTPLLTDEVVAVCSARNPLHRRELEAQDLRRTPVALRETGSGTLAVLEEALQTHGIRLTDLPVKVRLGGTEALKNFVRVDTCLAFLPRQSVMKELAAGELVEVPVRDLNLVRHFDFVQRKGTENNLPYKTFVQFARRYYGNAQR; from the coding sequence ATGCTTTCCCACGCCCACGAAGTCTTTCTGGAAGTTGCCCGGCAGCTGAGCTTTACCAAGGCGGGGCAGACGTTGTTTCTGAGCCAGTCGGCGGTGAGCAAGCGAGTGCGGGCGCTGGAGGAGCACTACAAAACGGGCCTGTTTGAACGGCTCGGCAATGCGGTGCAGCTCACGGCCGCCGGTGAGCTGCTGTACCGCAAGCTGCTGCTGGCCCGGCAGCTGCAGCACGAGCTGGAGCAGGAGTTTACCGAGCTGAGCCCCGAGTTTCAGCCGCGCCAGCAGATGGTGATTGGGGCCAGCACCACCATTTCGCTCTACGTGATTCCGCCGGTGCTGTCGGCGTACCTGGGCCGCTACCCGCACACCCAGCTTACGCTCAAAAACCGCAACTCCGAGAACATCCTCAAGGCCCTGCTGGAGCACGAAATCGACCTGGGCATCATCGAAGGCATCCACAAAGTCAGCCACGTCACCTACACCCCGCTGCTCACCGATGAGGTGGTGGCCGTGTGCTCGGCCCGCAACCCGCTGCACCGCCGCGAGCTGGAAGCCCAGGATTTGCGCCGCACGCCCGTGGCGTTGCGCGAAACCGGCTCGGGTACGCTGGCCGTGCTGGAAGAAGCCCTGCAAACCCACGGCATCCGCCTCACCGATTTGCCGGTGAAAGTGCGCCTGGGCGGCACCGAGGCCCTCAAGAACTTTGTGCGGGTAGATACGTGCCTGGCGTTTCTGCCCCGGCAGTCGGTGATGAAGGAGCTGGCCGCCGGCGAACTGGTGGAAGTGCCCGTGCGCGACCTGAACTTGGTGCGCCACTTCGATTTCGTGCAGCGCAAAGGCACCGAAAACAACCTGCCCTACAAGACCTTTGTGCAGTTCGCGCGGCGGTATTACGGCAACGCGCAGCGTTAG
- a CDS encoding alpha-2-macroglobulin family protein, with protein sequence MLFRSFSRLPLLVLLALLCACSKSGSDAGQDPNGEEIDPYQNLVFQFADAVVTPELQDRWDTVQVVSFEPAVRGKFKWNSDRELVFSPSTPFKPSTAFKATLRKEALPEARRNAELPENRQKFHTPYLEMQTPQAFWGRSSRAAGTAEMRVELPFNYAVKPADVKPLLRVTQDGQPVAFEVSGEPGEVVHVSLNQQVRPGSPLTVALAQGLHAVGSDQPSTADYETQVTVPDPQALLVSSIEGSLKNADPVVLITTNQPVTAADLQSFLTVSPQVAYEVEEVENGVRLKGGFEVGRSYQIGVNQGLRGGLGGILGEAVTQSVSFSDERPTISFASQEKAMYLDALGSRNLGVRINEVGQVKVTIAKVYANNIQQLLRGGSQYGYPEYDGEESSEEEGDGGEYVDRSFQYYDVENLGNVLTERTYTVSGLPKAQGLRLLNLNLKDLEFSGGLKGLYVIRVQDTERQWLQVSKLVAVSDIGLIVKQGKAGSTLVFANSIRNAKPLSGVELRYISTNNQVMGTGISNGDGVARFDSTAANGRFRLGMVMAQQGNDFTFLELSRSRVETSRFEVGGLQTNAARYQAFLYGDRDLYRPGDTIQTNTVLRTEDWQAPPKGLPVKIRLLLPTGKEYASLQKTLNAAGSFEARFLLPPAVMTGLYTLEVFTGNDVLLTSRQLSVEEFIPDRMKVTVKASRAVVKPGQSVSAQITAQNLFGPPAADRKFEVEFSLKEKAFKPKGYEQYTFAINSGDKRRGSYGDLESTPISDRFEKTTREGTTDAAGRGTATYQVPDYTDLGILEGAAFTTVFDETGRPVNRLATFEVQTQPVLFGIRSADDLVSTGQQLAVQLAALTPAGQPTTSQARVQVVRLLWETVIERQGGRYVYNSQKREEVVLNRVVSVKGAGQDAGLNFTPTYSGEYEIRVSGTGAVTYVARRVYAYGYGDTQSNSFEVNNEGEVTIEADKSKYEPGDVAHLLLKTPFPGRVLVTVERDRVLDHFYVTTDEKSAKVDVPIRGNHVPNIYVTATAIREIKDNRLPLTVARGFVPLTVEKPGARLQVAIKAPAQSRSQTAQTIEVTTAPGAQVTLAMVDEGILQMKDYRTPDPYGYFYQKRALEVQAYDVYPFLLPELGTSSTGGDGYDLSRRTTPVPNRRVRLLAKWSGVLTADASGKVRYKLQIPQFSGAIRIMAVAYKGDAFGSAEHTMKVADPVVISTALPRFLSPGDTIDVPVTLTNTTGKEMWVMVKKQLTGPLASAEPLIQDGSLPDKVEPAGYAVKLPPNTEKRISFRVNAKPSIGTGSVVITVKNSKTNETFTETIELPIRPASPLQKRTGAGVVAGGAAQQLNLRTDFLPSSLRSQLVVSRSPMTEFAKDLRYLLQYPYGCLEQTVSAAFPQLYYGDLAATLGQKNDLSTKHKALSTKYNPNYHVQEAIRKVEAQQMYNGSLSYWPGGDYDNWWATAYAAHFLLEAQQAGFDVNKNVLDRVLRYLQARVRKRETETYNIIQTGGVIQPTTLAKKEIAYSLYVLALAGRPDAVGLNYYKANRKLLPEDSRYLLAAAFALSGNQRSYREALPTRFGVQSIAGRQLDGAFSSPIRDEALVLNALLAADPANAQVNILARQLSRQVKQAGWLSTQERAFALLALGKLAKKNAGSTVTASLLADGKAIGNFSGKDLTVSNVANRQLALRTSGKGSLYYFWETEGISPTGQVREEDAYLQVRRQFLNRTGQPVSSTSFRQNDLVVVKITIQSAESAGEVKNVAITDLLPAGLEIENPRIGAVRDITWATDAAQPDYLDVRDDRINLFTTVTPQPKSFYYLCRAVSKGTFKLGPVSADAMYNAEYHSYNGAGVVRVR encoded by the coding sequence ATGCTGTTTCGCTCCTTTTCCCGCCTGCCGCTGCTGGTGTTGCTGGCTTTGCTGTGCGCCTGCTCCAAGTCCGGTTCTGATGCCGGCCAGGACCCCAACGGCGAGGAAATTGACCCGTACCAGAACCTCGTGTTTCAGTTTGCCGATGCCGTGGTAACGCCCGAGTTGCAGGACCGCTGGGACACGGTGCAGGTGGTCAGCTTCGAGCCGGCCGTGCGTGGCAAGTTCAAGTGGAACAGTGACCGGGAGTTGGTGTTCTCGCCTAGCACGCCCTTCAAGCCCAGCACCGCCTTCAAGGCCACGCTGCGTAAGGAGGCGCTGCCGGAAGCCCGGCGCAACGCCGAGCTGCCCGAGAACCGCCAAAAATTCCACACGCCGTACCTGGAAATGCAGACGCCGCAGGCGTTCTGGGGCCGCTCCAGCCGGGCAGCCGGCACCGCCGAAATGCGCGTGGAGCTGCCCTTCAACTACGCCGTGAAGCCCGCCGACGTGAAGCCCCTACTGCGCGTGACTCAGGACGGCCAGCCCGTGGCCTTCGAGGTCAGCGGCGAGCCGGGCGAGGTGGTGCACGTGAGCCTCAACCAGCAGGTGCGCCCTGGCTCCCCGCTCACCGTGGCGCTGGCCCAGGGCCTGCACGCCGTGGGCAGCGACCAGCCCAGCACTGCTGACTACGAAACCCAAGTGACGGTGCCCGACCCGCAGGCGCTGCTGGTGAGCTCCATCGAAGGCTCCTTGAAAAACGCCGACCCGGTGGTGCTCATCACCACCAACCAGCCCGTGACGGCCGCCGATTTGCAGAGCTTCCTGACGGTGTCGCCGCAGGTGGCCTACGAGGTGGAAGAAGTGGAAAATGGTGTGCGGTTGAAGGGCGGCTTCGAGGTGGGCCGCAGCTACCAGATTGGCGTGAACCAGGGCCTGCGCGGCGGATTGGGCGGCATCTTGGGCGAGGCTGTGACGCAGTCGGTGAGCTTCTCCGACGAGCGGCCCACCATCAGCTTCGCCAGCCAGGAGAAGGCCATGTACCTCGACGCGCTGGGCTCCCGCAACCTGGGCGTGCGCATCAACGAGGTGGGCCAGGTGAAGGTGACCATTGCCAAAGTCTACGCCAACAACATCCAACAGCTGCTGCGCGGCGGCAGCCAGTACGGCTACCCCGAGTACGACGGCGAGGAAAGCAGCGAGGAAGAAGGCGACGGCGGCGAATACGTGGACCGCTCCTTCCAGTACTACGACGTGGAGAACCTGGGCAACGTCCTCACGGAGCGCACCTACACCGTGTCGGGGCTGCCGAAGGCGCAGGGGCTGCGGCTGCTGAACCTGAACCTCAAGGACCTGGAGTTTTCGGGCGGCCTCAAGGGCCTGTACGTGATACGCGTGCAGGACACCGAGCGGCAGTGGCTGCAGGTGAGCAAGCTGGTAGCCGTGTCGGACATCGGCCTGATTGTGAAACAGGGCAAGGCCGGCAGCACGCTGGTGTTTGCCAACTCCATCCGCAACGCCAAGCCGCTTTCTGGCGTGGAGCTGCGCTACATCAGCACCAACAACCAGGTAATGGGCACCGGCATTTCCAATGGTGACGGCGTGGCCCGCTTCGACAGCACGGCCGCCAACGGCCGCTTCCGGCTGGGCATGGTGATGGCCCAGCAGGGCAACGATTTCACCTTCCTCGAACTGAGCCGCAGCCGCGTGGAAACCTCCCGCTTCGAGGTGGGCGGCCTGCAAACCAACGCCGCCCGCTACCAGGCCTTCCTCTACGGCGACCGGGACCTGTACCGCCCCGGCGACACCATCCAGACCAATACCGTACTGCGCACCGAGGACTGGCAGGCGCCGCCCAAGGGGCTGCCGGTGAAGATCCGGCTGCTGCTGCCCACCGGCAAGGAGTACGCCAGCCTGCAGAAAACCCTGAACGCGGCCGGCTCCTTCGAGGCCCGCTTCCTGCTGCCACCGGCCGTGATGACCGGCCTCTACACCCTGGAAGTCTTCACCGGTAACGATGTGCTGCTGACTTCGCGCCAGCTGTCGGTGGAGGAGTTTATTCCGGACCGCATGAAGGTGACGGTGAAAGCCAGCCGCGCCGTGGTGAAGCCCGGGCAGTCGGTTTCGGCCCAGATTACAGCCCAGAACCTGTTTGGCCCGCCGGCCGCCGACCGCAAGTTTGAAGTCGAGTTTTCGCTGAAGGAAAAAGCCTTCAAGCCGAAAGGCTACGAGCAGTACACCTTCGCCATAAACAGCGGCGACAAGCGGCGCGGCAGCTACGGCGACCTGGAATCGACGCCCATTTCCGACCGTTTCGAGAAAACCACCCGCGAAGGCACCACCGACGCCGCCGGCCGCGGCACCGCCACTTACCAGGTACCCGACTACACCGACCTCGGCATCTTGGAAGGCGCAGCCTTCACCACGGTATTCGACGAAACCGGCCGCCCCGTAAACCGCCTGGCCACGTTTGAGGTGCAGACCCAGCCGGTGCTGTTCGGTATCCGGAGCGCCGACGACTTGGTGAGCACCGGCCAGCAGCTGGCCGTGCAGCTGGCGGCCCTCACGCCGGCCGGCCAGCCCACCACGTCCCAGGCCCGGGTGCAGGTGGTGCGCCTGCTCTGGGAGACGGTGATTGAGCGTCAGGGCGGCCGCTACGTGTACAACTCGCAGAAGCGCGAGGAAGTGGTGCTCAACCGCGTGGTGTCGGTGAAAGGCGCGGGCCAGGATGCCGGCCTGAACTTCACGCCCACCTACTCCGGCGAGTACGAAATCCGGGTGTCGGGCACCGGGGCCGTGACCTACGTGGCCCGGCGCGTGTACGCCTACGGCTACGGCGACACCCAGAGCAACTCCTTCGAGGTAAACAACGAGGGCGAGGTGACCATTGAGGCCGACAAGTCCAAGTACGAGCCCGGCGACGTGGCCCACCTGCTGCTGAAAACGCCCTTCCCCGGCCGCGTGCTCGTGACCGTGGAACGTGACCGGGTGCTCGACCACTTCTACGTGACCACCGACGAGAAATCGGCCAAGGTGGACGTGCCCATCCGGGGCAACCACGTGCCCAACATCTACGTGACGGCCACCGCCATCCGCGAAATCAAGGACAACCGCCTGCCGCTCACCGTGGCCCGGGGCTTTGTGCCGCTGACGGTAGAGAAGCCCGGCGCCCGCCTGCAGGTAGCCATCAAAGCCCCCGCCCAAAGCCGCTCCCAGACCGCCCAGACCATTGAAGTCACCACTGCTCCCGGCGCGCAGGTGACGCTGGCCATGGTGGACGAGGGCATCCTGCAGATGAAGGATTACCGCACGCCTGACCCCTACGGCTACTTCTACCAGAAGCGCGCCCTGGAAGTGCAAGCCTACGACGTGTACCCCTTCCTGCTGCCTGAGCTGGGCACCAGCAGCACCGGCGGCGACGGTTACGACCTCTCGCGCCGCACCACGCCCGTACCCAACCGCCGCGTGCGCCTGCTCGCCAAATGGAGCGGCGTACTCACCGCCGACGCCAGCGGCAAGGTGCGCTACAAACTGCAAATCCCGCAGTTCAGCGGCGCCATCCGCATCATGGCCGTGGCCTACAAAGGCGACGCCTTCGGTTCCGCCGAACACACGATGAAAGTGGCCGACCCGGTAGTTATTTCGACGGCCCTCCCCCGCTTCCTCAGCCCCGGCGACACGATTGACGTGCCAGTGACGCTGACAAATACGACGGGTAAGGAAATGTGGGTTATGGTCAAGAAACAGCTCACTGGCCCTCTTGCATCAGCCGAACCCTTAATTCAAGATGGCTCTTTACCAGACAAGGTAGAACCTGCTGGATATGCTGTTAAGCTTCCTCCCAACACAGAGAAACGCATTAGCTTCCGGGTCAATGCCAAGCCATCTATTGGCACTGGTAGCGTTGTAATTACAGTTAAGAATTCAAAAACAAACGAAACCTTCACCGAAACCATCGAACTACCTATCCGTCCTGCCTCGCCGCTACAGAAGCGCACGGGGGCGGGCGTGGTGGCGGGCGGCGCGGCCCAGCAGCTGAACCTGCGCACCGACTTCCTGCCTTCCTCCCTGCGCAGCCAGCTGGTGGTGAGCCGCTCGCCGATGACGGAGTTTGCCAAGGACCTGCGCTACCTGCTGCAATACCCCTACGGCTGCCTGGAGCAAACCGTGTCGGCCGCCTTCCCGCAGCTCTACTACGGCGACCTGGCCGCCACCCTGGGCCAGAAGAACGACCTAAGCACTAAGCACAAAGCACTAAGCACTAAATACAATCCCAACTACCACGTGCAGGAAGCCATCCGCAAGGTGGAAGCCCAGCAGATGTACAACGGCAGCCTCAGCTACTGGCCCGGCGGCGACTACGACAACTGGTGGGCCACCGCCTATGCCGCCCACTTCCTGCTGGAAGCCCAGCAAGCCGGCTTCGACGTGAATAAAAATGTACTCGACCGGGTGCTCCGCTACCTGCAGGCCCGCGTACGCAAGCGCGAAACCGAGACCTACAACATCATCCAGACCGGCGGCGTGATTCAGCCTACCACGCTGGCCAAGAAGGAAATTGCCTACTCGCTCTACGTGCTGGCCCTGGCCGGCCGCCCCGATGCCGTGGGCCTGAACTACTACAAAGCCAACCGCAAGCTGCTACCCGAAGACTCCCGCTACCTGCTGGCGGCGGCCTTCGCCCTGAGCGGCAACCAGCGCAGCTACCGGGAGGCCCTGCCCACCCGATTTGGGGTGCAGTCCATTGCCGGCCGCCAGCTCGACGGCGCCTTCTCCTCCCCCATCCGCGACGAGGCCCTGGTGCTCAACGCCCTGCTCGCCGCCGACCCCGCCAACGCCCAGGTGAACATCCTGGCCCGCCAGCTCAGCCGCCAGGTGAAGCAGGCCGGCTGGCTCAGCACCCAGGAACGCGCCTTCGCGCTACTGGCCCTGGGCAAGCTGGCCAAGAAGAACGCCGGCAGCACCGTCACGGCCAGTCTGCTGGCCGACGGCAAGGCCATCGGCAACTTCTCGGGCAAGGACCTCACGGTAAGTAACGTGGCCAACCGCCAGCTGGCCCTGCGCACCAGCGGCAAAGGCAGCCTCTACTACTTCTGGGAAACCGAGGGCATTTCGCCCACCGGCCAGGTCCGCGAGGAAGACGCCTATCTGCAGGTGCGCCGCCAGTTCCTGAACCGTACCGGCCAGCCCGTGAGCAGCACCAGCTTCCGCCAGAACGATTTGGTAGTCGTGAAAATCACCATCCAGTCGGCCGAGTCGGCCGGTGAAGTGAAGAACGTGGCCATTACCGACCTGCTCCCCGCCGGGCTGGAAATCGAAAACCCGCGCATCGGCGCCGTGCGCGACATCACCTGGGCCACCGACGCCGCCCAACCCGACTACCTCGACGTGCGCGACGACCGGATCAACCTCTTCACCACCGTCACGCCCCAGCCCAAGTCGTTCTACTACCTCTGCCGCGCCGTGAGCAAAGGCACCTTCAAGCTCGGCCCCGTCAGCGCCGACGCCATGTACAACGCCGAGTACCACAGCTACAATGGAGCCGGCGTGGTGCGGGTGCGATAG
- a CDS encoding threonine synthase translates to MTALETATQSRLHALHCAACHAPHDAFTLQRLSECCAQPLLARYDLSAPLTPADVINPADNSMWRYRALLPLLDDSNLVTLGEGWTPLLPLPRLAARHGLRSLLLKDEGQNPTGSFKARGLSMAVSKAKELGVTGCIIPTAGNAGVALAAYCARAGLRCVVVMPRHTPTAFKEECYWYGAEVHLVDGLINDCAARVRELNAAGELLDVSTLKEPYRLEGKKTMGYELAEQLNWSLPDVLLYPAGGGTGLIGIWKALREMQALGWLPRHAKLPRMIAVQAASCCPLVETRAGRQPNCHAYVGQPSIANGLAVPRPLGEPLMLDVLDESNGLALAITDEQMLAGMRELSHLEGLFVAPEGGALWSAALHLLHTGQIRPEEQILLLNTGSAQKYLDNVLGRAKG, encoded by the coding sequence ATGACCGCCCTCGAAACTGCCACCCAATCCCGTTTGCACGCGCTGCACTGCGCCGCCTGCCACGCCCCCCACGATGCCTTCACGCTCCAGCGCTTGTCCGAATGCTGCGCCCAGCCCCTGCTGGCCCGCTACGACCTCAGCGCCCCACTCACCCCCGCCGACGTCATAAACCCGGCCGATAACTCCATGTGGCGGTACCGCGCTCTGCTGCCCCTACTCGATGACAGCAACCTCGTAACGCTGGGCGAAGGTTGGACGCCGCTGCTTCCTTTGCCGCGCCTGGCGGCCCGCCATGGCCTGCGTAGTCTGCTGCTCAAGGATGAAGGCCAGAACCCCACCGGCTCGTTTAAGGCCCGGGGTTTGAGCATGGCGGTTTCCAAGGCCAAAGAATTAGGCGTAACCGGCTGCATCATTCCCACGGCCGGCAATGCGGGTGTTGCGCTGGCGGCGTACTGCGCCCGGGCCGGCCTGCGTTGCGTGGTGGTGATGCCCCGCCACACGCCCACGGCCTTTAAGGAGGAATGCTACTGGTACGGGGCCGAGGTACACCTCGTGGACGGCCTCATCAACGACTGCGCTGCCCGGGTGCGGGAGCTGAACGCCGCCGGCGAACTGCTCGACGTCTCGACGCTGAAGGAACCCTACCGCCTCGAAGGCAAGAAAACCATGGGCTACGAGCTGGCCGAACAACTCAACTGGTCACTGCCCGACGTGCTGCTGTACCCGGCCGGGGGCGGCACCGGCCTCATCGGCATCTGGAAGGCCCTGCGCGAAATGCAGGCGCTGGGCTGGCTGCCGCGCCACGCCAAATTGCCCCGCATGATAGCCGTGCAGGCCGCCAGCTGCTGCCCGCTGGTGGAAACCCGCGCCGGCCGCCAGCCCAACTGCCACGCCTACGTGGGCCAGCCCTCCATTGCCAACGGCTTGGCCGTGCCCCGCCCCTTGGGCGAACCGCTGATGCTGGATGTGCTGGATGAATCCAACGGCTTGGCCCTGGCCATTACCGACGAGCAGATGCTGGCTGGCATGCGCGAGCTAAGCCACTTGGAAGGCCTGTTCGTGGCCCCCGAAGGCGGGGCGCTCTGGAGCGCGGCCCTGCATCTGCTACACACTGGCCAGATCCGGCCCGAGGAGCAGATTCTGCTGCTCAACACCGGCTCGGCCCAGAAGTACCTGGATAACGTGCTGGGCCGGGCAAAAGGTTAG
- a CDS encoding Uma2 family endonuclease: MPVITDISQLDLTKTYTYADYLTWRLEGMVELIKGKVRRMSPAPRVRHQSISFQLNTLIGIVLRGKTCRGFAAPFDVRLLKTSPNGDAQITTVVQPDLCVVCDPAKLDEFGCVGAPDWIIEILSPGNTAHDSKTKFDLYEENGVQEYWMVDPGLKNIVVYTLGETDQYELQGEFYQPGPIPVATLPGVELEWTEVFEGI, encoded by the coding sequence ATGCCCGTCATCACCGATATTTCCCAGCTCGACCTCACCAAAACCTACACCTACGCCGACTACCTGACGTGGCGGCTGGAAGGAATGGTGGAACTCATCAAAGGCAAAGTGCGCCGCATGAGTCCCGCGCCCCGCGTGCGCCACCAATCCATTTCCTTTCAGTTGAATACGTTGATCGGTATAGTCTTGCGCGGTAAAACCTGCCGGGGCTTCGCCGCGCCGTTTGATGTTCGCCTGCTGAAAACCTCGCCCAACGGCGACGCGCAGATTACTACCGTGGTGCAGCCCGACCTCTGCGTGGTGTGCGACCCGGCCAAGCTCGACGAGTTCGGATGCGTGGGCGCGCCCGATTGGATCATCGAAATCCTGAGTCCCGGCAACACCGCCCACGATAGCAAAACCAAGTTCGACCTCTATGAGGAAAACGGCGTGCAGGAGTATTGGATGGTAGACCCCGGCCTGAAAAACATAGTGGTGTACACGCTGGGCGAAACGGACCAATATGAATTGCAGGGCGAGTTTTACCAGCCCGGCCCGATTCCAGTGGCTACGCTGCCCGGCGTGGAACTGGAGTGGACGGAAGTGTTTGAGGGGATATAG